The nucleotide window GCCGCCCGCGACGCCGCCGACCTGGCCGGTATCGACTGGCACCGGGTGGTGGTGGACGAGGCCCAGGCGATCAAGAACGCGTCGACCCGACAGGCCGAGGCGGTTCGCGCGCTGCCCGCCCGGCAGCGGGTGGCGGTGACCGGTACGCCTGTGGAGAACCGCCTCGCCGACCTCTGGTCGATCATGCAGTTCGCCAACCCGGGTCTGCTCGGGCCGGCCGCGACGTTCCGCAAGCGGTTCGCCGAGCCGATCGAGCGGCATGGCGACGCCGAGGCCGCCGAGCGGCTACGCCGGATCACCGGCCCGTTCGTGTTGCGCCGACTCAAGACCGACTCGTCGATCATCTCGGATCTGCCGGAGAAGTTGGAGATGGAGGTGCTCTGCAACCTCACCTCCGAGCAGGCCGCGCTGTACCGGGTGGTGGTCGACGACATGCTCGCCCGGATCGAGACCAGCGACGGCATCGAGCGACGCGGCCTGGTGCTGGCCACCATGACCCGGCTCAAGCAGGTCTGCAACCACCCCGCCCAACTGCTGCGCGACGGCTCACCGTTGGAGGGCCGCTCCGGCAAGCTGGCGCGGCTCACCGAGATCCTGGAGGAGGTGCTGGCGGCGGGGGAGCGGGCGCTGCTCTTCACCCAGTACGCCGAGTTCGGTGCGATGTTGCGCGGTCACCTGTCGGCGCGGTTCGGCCGGGAGGTGCTGTTCCTGCACGGTGGCCTCGGCAAGGCCGAGCGGGACGCCCTGGTGCAGCGCTTCCAGTCGGCGGAGGGTCCGCCGCTGTTCGTCCTGTCGCTCAAGGCCGGCGGCACCGGCCTGACCCTGACCGCCGCGAACCACGTGGTGCATGTGGACCGGTGGTGGAACCCGGCGGTCGAGGACCAGGCCACCGACCGGGCGTTCCGGATCGGGCAGCGCCGACGTGTGCAGGTACGCAAGTTCGTCTGCGCCGGCACTGTCGAGGAGAAGGTGGCCGCGATGATCGCCGACAAGCGCAGCCTCGCCGAGCGGGTGGTCGGCACCGGCGAGCAGTGGATCACCGAGTTGTCCACCGGCCAGTTGCGGGACCTGTTCGCCCTGGAGGCCGGGGCGGTGGTGGAGTGAGCGAGCGGAGCGAGCGAATCATCAGGCACAGCACCTTTGTGCCTCACGCCGGCACGGAGCGTAGCGGAGTGCCGACGTGAGCATGGACTTCGCCGACTACGGGCGCCCCCGCAAGGTCGACGGGGGCCTGCGGGCGCGCAGCGCCCGAGGCGCGATCGGCAGGTCCTGGTGGTCGCGGCGGTTCCTGGAGGTGCTGGAGTCGTTCGCGCTCGGCACCCGGTTGACCCGGGGCCGGTCGTACGCGCGGGCCGGTCAGGTGCTCACGCTCGACATCACACCCGGGAGGGTCAGCGCTGTGGTGCAGGGCTCCCGGCCGAAGCCGTACCAGGTGTCGATCGCCCTGAAGCCGTTCCCGGCCGCGCTCTGGTCCCGAGTCGAGAACGAGCTGGCCGGGCAGGCGTTCTTCAGCGCCCGGCTGCTCGCCGGTGACCTGCCCGACGAGTTGGAGGAGCTGTTCGCCGCCGCCGGCGCGCCGCTCTTCCCGGCCGGCGTGGACGAGCTGACCCAGCGTTGCAACTGCCCCGACTTCGCGGTGCCCTGCAAGCACCTCGCGGCGACGTTCTACCTGCTGGCCGAGGCGTTCGACGCGGACCCGTTCGAGCTGCTGCACTGGCGCGGCCGGTCCCGCGCGGAGTTGCTCGACGAACTCCGCGCCCGGCGCGTCGCGGCCACCGGTGCCACCCCGCCGCCCCCGCCGGTCGACCAACCGTCCGAATCGGACGGTGTCGTGTCGACAGTGGACGTCGTCGCGCCGGTCGGTGCCGCCCGCGCGCTCGCCGGGCTGTCCGCGACGCCCCTGGCGGAGGCGGCCGACCGGTTCTGGTCGGCGCCGGTGCCGCTGCCGGATCGGCCGCCCCGACTGGTGACCGGCACCGACCTGCTGCTGCGCCAGCTCGGAGCACCGGCCCCGGCCATCGGTGGGCCGGGACTACTCGAACGATTGCGCCGCGCGTACCGGGCGTTCGGCCCGACCGACCGGTGAGCCGTCACGTCCACCGGCGGCGGAACCGCCACATGATCGCGGCGTTGGCCACCAGCACCACCGCGCAGATCGCGCCGGTCAGTCGACCGGCGAACACGGCTATCGCCGGCAGCGACGCCCACAGCACGATGGTCAACAACATCAGATAGCGGCCCCTGCGGGCCCGAACCCTGTGGTCCAGCCGCTTGAAGAAGGCCGGATCACTCTCTCGGAGCTGACGGGTGATCTGGTCGAATCTGCGCTGATCCTCTTTGCTGAGCATGGCGCTGCCTTCCCCTCACGCGTTCAGCGGTTCGGCGGCATACCCGCTGCGGTGGCGGCTCACGCTCGCCCGCTGCTCCTACTTTTCCTCCACGTGAGCGCGCTTCATGTCCGGCTTACCTGAACCTTAAGTTTGCCTTTGGTGGTGAACGGCGCCGAAAGTGTCGCGTACGGCGGCGTTGGTCCGATCCGTGCTCGGCTGCCGCGCGTACGCCCTGCTGGGAAGGTCTGCCGGCACGTCCACCTCACCGCCCCCGGCCGCTGTCGCACTGAACGCTGTCTTAAGTGCCCTGACGAGTGTGTTCCGGCCACCTTGAAGGGCCCTGGGGCCTTGGTTACCTTGCCGTAGCAACCCCCTCAGGCAACAGTCGCCGCACCTGCCGCACCTGCCCGGTAGCAGCTTCCGGCGCTTCTCAGAAATCGGGATTGGTACATGGCCGACCAGAATGTGCCACCACGTCGACCGCGGGACGACCGCGGTTGGGACGGACATCAGCACCCCAGCGCTGACGGCTACGGCGACCCCCACACGCCGGCGCCCTACGGCTACGACTCGCCCCACCCTCAGCAGGGCGGCTACGCCGCGCAGGCCGACCCGCGTGAGCAGTACGCCGACGGGTACGCGCACGCCGGGCAGCCCGCACCCGCGCCGCGCGGCCCGCAGTGGGTCGGCCCGGAGGGCCTTGGCCGGCCGGCCCCGGCGCGCCCGGCCGGCACCGGACTGCCCACCATCGACGATGACGACGAGCCGGGCCGCAAGGTCGGTCGACGTAAGGCGATGGTGGCCCTCGGTGGCACCGCCGCCGTCGTCGCCGGTGGCGCGGCGCTCGCCATGACCCCGCAGTTCCGTGGCCTCTTCGGCGACGAGGCGGCGGCCGGCGACGCGACCGGCAGCACGGTGACCGACGGCACCGCGGCGCGGCCCAGCGGCCAGCAGCCCAGCACGGTGCGTACCTACACCGAGCAGAACGAGAGCTACATGGGCTCCCGCGCCGGTGAGGCGCTGAAGAAGAACGCGCCGGCCGGTGGGCGGACCTTCTCCGGCCCGGCCGCGGCCGCGGCGGCGACCAAGGTGACAGTGAAGACGGTGCTGGCCAAGGACCCGATCCTGCACCTGGCCCGGCGCACCACCTTCGGCGTGACGCCCGCGGTGGTCGCCGACATCAAGCGCGAGGGCATGGACGCCTGGATCCGCGCCCAGCTGGACCCGGAGAAGTTGGAGCCGAGCAAGGGCGAGCTGAAGCTCGCCGAGCTGCCGACCCAGAAGCTCTCCGTGCAGCAACTGCGCGACCAGCGGGACAAGCTCAACGAGCAGGACGCCCAGCCGGAGCGGGAGATGGTCGACGCCACCATCGCCCGGCAGATCTGGTCCAAGCGCCAGCTGTTCGAGGTGATGGTCGACTTCTGGAACGACTTCCTGCACGTCGCCGCGGACTTCGACGGCGGCGAGGTGTACCGCAGCTCGTTCGACCAGGACGTCGTGCGCAAGCACGCGCTGGGCAGCTACCCGGAGATGCTGGTCGCCGCGAACAAGCACCCGGCGCTGCTGATCTACCTGAACCAGAAGGACTCCCGCAAGGACGCGATCAACGAGAACCTCGCCCGGGAGAACCTCGAGCTCTACTCGGTCGGCGTCGACGGCGGCTACAAGGAGCCGGACGTGCGGCAGGCCGCCATGTTGCAGACCGGCCGCGGTGTCGACGACAAGGGCAAGTACGTCTTCCGCCCCGAGCAGCACTACGTCGGCAAGGTGAAGATCCTCGGCTTCAGCCACCCGAACAACTCGGCCGACCCGAAGAAGGCCGAAGCGGCGATCGACGCGTACATCACCTACATCGCGACGCACCCGTCGACCGCGAGGTACGTGGCGCAGAGCCTGGCCACCCGGTTCGTCTCGGACACCCCGCCGAAGTCCCTGGTGGACCGGCTGGCCAAGACGTACACCACAAACAAGGGCATGATCAAGCCGGTCCTGATGACGCTG belongs to Micromonospora ureilytica and includes:
- a CDS encoding SWIM zinc finger family protein, whose amino-acid sequence is MDFADYGRPRKVDGGLRARSARGAIGRSWWSRRFLEVLESFALGTRLTRGRSYARAGQVLTLDITPGRVSAVVQGSRPKPYQVSIALKPFPAALWSRVENELAGQAFFSARLLAGDLPDELEELFAAAGAPLFPAGVDELTQRCNCPDFAVPCKHLAATFYLLAEAFDADPFELLHWRGRSRAELLDELRARRVAATGATPPPPPVDQPSESDGVVSTVDVVAPVGAARALAGLSATPLAEAADRFWSAPVPLPDRPPRLVTGTDLLLRQLGAPAPAIGGPGLLERLRRAYRAFGPTDR
- a CDS encoding DUF3040 domain-containing protein → MLSKEDQRRFDQITRQLRESDPAFFKRLDHRVRARRGRYLMLLTIVLWASLPAIAVFAGRLTGAICAVVLVANAAIMWRFRRRWT
- a CDS encoding DUF1800 domain-containing protein — translated: MADQNVPPRRPRDDRGWDGHQHPSADGYGDPHTPAPYGYDSPHPQQGGYAAQADPREQYADGYAHAGQPAPAPRGPQWVGPEGLGRPAPARPAGTGLPTIDDDDEPGRKVGRRKAMVALGGTAAVVAGGAALAMTPQFRGLFGDEAAAGDATGSTVTDGTAARPSGQQPSTVRTYTEQNESYMGSRAGEALKKNAPAGGRTFSGPAAAAAATKVTVKTVLAKDPILHLARRTTFGVTPAVVADIKREGMDAWIRAQLDPEKLEPSKGELKLAELPTQKLSVQQLRDQRDKLNEQDAQPEREMVDATIARQIWSKRQLFEVMVDFWNDFLHVAADFDGGEVYRSSFDQDVVRKHALGSYPEMLVAANKHPALLIYLNQKDSRKDAINENLARENLELYSVGVDGGYKEPDVRQAAMLQTGRGVDDKGKYVFRPEQHYVGKVKILGFSHPNNSADPKKAEAAIDAYITYIATHPSTARYVAQSLATRFVSDTPPKSLVDRLAKTYTTNKGMIKPVLMTLFCSSEFWAGVGQKVRRPMEYLVATYRTLGVSPEASPKHNNGDSKRTAYARGLRQIHDKMRELGQSPMGHPTPDGYPDVYVAWTSAGTMVNGWNEAGEILAGYRTTFTYTAPEKLVAKPPATAGAYVDALSLRLVGQKLSTREKNLILGVAGVTATAKVDATFNGAITAVARAILASPQHHLR